One Monomorium pharaonis isolate MP-MQ-018 chromosome 4, ASM1337386v2, whole genome shotgun sequence DNA segment encodes these proteins:
- the LOC105841139 gene encoding ribose-5-phosphate isomerase isoform X2, translated as MKFPHSKTARSLHSVTGDSSKMEQTIAHAKKIAAYKAVNEYVQNNTAIGIGSGSTVVYAVQKLAERVKEEGLNVICIPTSFQARQLILDHHLTLGDLETYPQLDCAIDGADEVDSDLNLIKGGGGCLLQEKIVASCAKRLVIIADYTKKSQKFGDQYKKGIPIEVIPIAYVPIQHKIENKYGGKLKLRMAVAKAGPVITDNGNFILDWCFPQNIESWYSINNEISLIPGVVETGLFLNMTNKVYFGMEDGSVQEKGIKQSS; from the exons atgaaatttccaCATTCCAAGA CTGCCAGATCGCTGCACAGTGTTACAGGAGATTCGTCGAAAATGGAGCAAACAATTGCTCACGCCAAGAAAATTGCAGCTTACAAAGCCGTGAACGAATATGTCCAA AATAACACTGCAATTGGGATTGGCAGTGGATCCACTGTGGTTTATGCTGTTCAAAAACTTG ccgAACGTGTTAAAGAAGAAGGACTCAATGTAATCTGTATCCCTACATCATTTCAAGCTCGTCAACTTATACTAGATCATCATCTAACCTTAGGTGACTTAGAAACTTATCCACAg CTGGATTGTGCAATTGATGGTGCAGATGAAGTTGATAGTGATCTGAATCTCATTAAAGGTGGTGGAGGGTGTTTGctacaagaaaaaattgttgctTCCTGTGCCAAGCGCCTTGTTATCATAGCAGACTATAC aaaGAAGTCACAAAAGTTTGGCGATCAATATAAGAAGGGAATTCCTATTGAAGTAATTCCTATAGCATATGTGCCAATTcaacataaaattgaaaacaaatatGGAGGAAAGTTGAAACTCAGAATGGCCGTCGCTAAAgct ggTCCAGTAATAACAGATAATGGTAATTTTATTCTGGATTGGTGTTTTCCTCAAAACATAGAATCTTGGTATAGTATTAACAACGAAATATCCTTGATACCTGGAGTCGTAGAAACTGGTCTATTTCTTAATATGACCAACAAAGTTTACTTTGGCATGGAGGATGGTAGTGTACAGGAAAAAGGAATTAAACAGTCTTCATAA
- the LOC105841139 gene encoding ribose-5-phosphate isomerase isoform X1: MIHSFVRIAARSLHSVTGDSSKMEQTIAHAKKIAAYKAVNEYVQNNTAIGIGSGSTVVYAVQKLAERVKEEGLNVICIPTSFQARQLILDHHLTLGDLETYPQLDCAIDGADEVDSDLNLIKGGGGCLLQEKIVASCAKRLVIIADYTKKSQKFGDQYKKGIPIEVIPIAYVPIQHKIENKYGGKLKLRMAVAKAGPVITDNGNFILDWCFPQNIESWYSINNEISLIPGVVETGLFLNMTNKVYFGMEDGSVQEKGIKQSS, encoded by the exons ATGATCCATTCGTTTGTACGAATAGCTGCCAGATCGCTGCACAGTGTTACAGGAGATTCGTCGAAAATGGAGCAAACAATTGCTCACGCCAAGAAAATTGCAGCTTACAAAGCCGTGAACGAATATGTCCAA AATAACACTGCAATTGGGATTGGCAGTGGATCCACTGTGGTTTATGCTGTTCAAAAACTTG ccgAACGTGTTAAAGAAGAAGGACTCAATGTAATCTGTATCCCTACATCATTTCAAGCTCGTCAACTTATACTAGATCATCATCTAACCTTAGGTGACTTAGAAACTTATCCACAg CTGGATTGTGCAATTGATGGTGCAGATGAAGTTGATAGTGATCTGAATCTCATTAAAGGTGGTGGAGGGTGTTTGctacaagaaaaaattgttgctTCCTGTGCCAAGCGCCTTGTTATCATAGCAGACTATAC aaaGAAGTCACAAAAGTTTGGCGATCAATATAAGAAGGGAATTCCTATTGAAGTAATTCCTATAGCATATGTGCCAATTcaacataaaattgaaaacaaatatGGAGGAAAGTTGAAACTCAGAATGGCCGTCGCTAAAgct ggTCCAGTAATAACAGATAATGGTAATTTTATTCTGGATTGGTGTTTTCCTCAAAACATAGAATCTTGGTATAGTATTAACAACGAAATATCCTTGATACCTGGAGTCGTAGAAACTGGTCTATTTCTTAATATGACCAACAAAGTTTACTTTGGCATGGAGGATGGTAGTGTACAGGAAAAAGGAATTAAACAGTCTTCATAA